From the genome of Spinacia oleracea cultivar Varoflay chromosome 2, BTI_SOV_V1, whole genome shotgun sequence, one region includes:
- the LOC110803466 gene encoding probable caffeoyl-CoA O-methyltransferase At4g26220 translates to MASKEQSSIASESVMQSDELYKYILETSVYPTEAEYLKELREATTSNHTTKTVVTCPIAGQLMGMLLKLGNANMVIEIGVSTGYSTLLTALTIPKDGEILAISPDQKSFEIGLPIIKKAGVDHKINFIDSEALPVLDQFAKDKLNMGSFDFAFVNEIDTNNYTNYYKRLVKLVKIGGLIYFSNTLCEGYVVKQEQDVPENKRLLRQQCHNFIKEMSQDPQVQICHLPIGNGFFLCRRVY, encoded by the exons ATGGCATCCAAGGAACAATCATCAATTGCAAGTGAATCAGTGATGCAGAGTGATGAGCTATAcaag TATATTTTGGAGACCAGCGTATATCCAACGGAAGCTGAATATTTGAAAGAGTTGAGAGAAGCCACAACTTCTAACCATACTAC AAAGACAGTTGTTACATGCCCAATTGCTGGACAATTGATGGGCATGCTCTTAAAGCTAGGGAATGCAAACATGGTCATTGAAATTGGAGTTTCTACCGGATATTCTACACTTTTAACAGCTCTCACTATTCCTAAAGATGGGGAG ATTCTAGCCATAAGTCCAGaccaaaaatcatttgaaattgGTTTACCAATCATCAAGAAAGCAGGTGTTGATCATAAAATCAACTTCATTGACTCGGAAGCTCTTCCCGTTCTAGATCAATTTGCCAAAGAT AAATTGAACATGGGAAGTTTCGATTTTGCATTCGTTAATGAGATTGACACTAATAATTACACAAACTACTACAAGAGGTTAGTGAAGTTGGTGAAGATTGGAGGGTTGATTTACTTTAGTAACACCCTTTGTGAAGGGTATGTAGTTAAACAAGAGCAAGATGTGCCAGAAAACAAGAgacttcttaggcaacaatgccACAACTTCATCAAGGAAATGTCACAAGACCCTCAAGTGCAAATATGTCATTTACCAATAGGCAATGGTTTCTTCTTATGTAGGCGCGTTTATTGA